In [Leptolyngbya] sp. PCC 7376, a genomic segment contains:
- a CDS encoding ATP-binding protein yields the protein MFALSQLKIPLLYPLHDPRADMLKPRLSLLVNLAVASIYHAYSGELEQMRETNAAVINISGRQRMLSQKVALYSMRLVVAPPELQEELRQQLSEILDLMAKSHQGLLHGDTHLKLACSQSAEISKIYYQSPYQLDQQVCDYIEAGRMLLACSTSELTTENVYLQRILNAASEPLLSALDAAVSQYQKEKENADFAIDIYQAQLYQSSLDAQAIAEERAQELKRTVKKLKSTQKQLVQSEKLSTLGYLSAGLAHEINNPLNFIYGNIAHAKEHVEDLMAFLDVLKTIELDPKITAVSETLELDYLRQDLPQVMESMLHGSERIRDLVIDLQKLARQDPDKKVFSDLHATLDSSLVILQHRLHEQQPIQVIKRYDAALQKIPCHTSQINQVFLNILNNAIDAIHKTERTGQITISTQLIASQSRPAFVRVTVGDNGMGITQETMQHMFEPFFTTKMPGDGTGLGLSISRQIIVDSHQGDLRCLSQPNEGAHIIVDLPVNV from the coding sequence ATGTTTGCTCTATCTCAGCTAAAAATACCGCTGTTATATCCTTTGCATGATCCGCGTGCTGACATGCTGAAACCTCGCCTCTCTCTCCTCGTTAATTTGGCTGTGGCATCGATTTACCACGCCTATAGTGGTGAATTGGAGCAAATGCGGGAAACTAATGCTGCGGTTATTAATATCAGTGGTCGTCAACGGATGCTGTCGCAAAAGGTTGCTTTGTACAGTATGCGATTAGTCGTTGCGCCGCCAGAATTGCAGGAGGAATTACGTCAGCAATTGTCAGAAATTTTGGATTTGATGGCAAAGTCCCATCAAGGTCTATTGCATGGGGATACTCACCTTAAATTGGCGTGTTCTCAATCTGCTGAAATTTCTAAGATTTACTACCAGTCGCCGTACCAACTTGATCAACAGGTTTGTGATTATATCGAAGCCGGGCGAATGTTATTAGCTTGTTCGACATCAGAATTAACGACAGAAAATGTTTATCTTCAACGTATTCTCAATGCAGCGTCTGAACCTTTATTAAGTGCTTTAGATGCGGCGGTTAGTCAGTATCAAAAAGAAAAAGAAAATGCTGATTTTGCAATTGATATTTATCAAGCTCAGCTCTATCAATCTAGTCTCGATGCCCAGGCGATCGCCGAAGAACGAGCGCAAGAACTGAAACGTACTGTGAAAAAGCTGAAGAGCACCCAAAAACAATTAGTCCAGTCTGAAAAACTTTCAACCCTTGGTTATCTCAGTGCTGGTCTTGCCCATGAAATTAATAATCCTCTTAACTTTATCTATGGGAATATTGCCCATGCCAAAGAACATGTCGAAGATTTAATGGCCTTTCTCGATGTCTTAAAAACAATCGAGCTAGATCCAAAAATTACTGCTGTAAGCGAAACCCTCGAACTGGACTATCTTCGTCAAGACTTGCCGCAAGTGATGGAATCGATGTTGCATGGTTCTGAGCGGATCCGTGATCTTGTAATCGACTTGCAGAAGTTGGCACGCCAGGATCCAGACAAAAAAGTTTTCTCTGATCTCCACGCAACTTTAGATAGCAGTCTTGTTATTTTGCAACATCGATTGCATGAGCAACAGCCCATTCAAGTGATTAAGCGCTATGATGCTGCACTCCAAAAAATTCCTTGCCATACTAGCCAAATTAATCAGGTTTTTCTAAATATTTTAAATAACGCGATCGATGCCATTCACAAAACTGAGCGGACTGGCCAAATTACCATTAGCACCCAACTCATCGCTTCTCAATCCCGTCCAGCGTTTGTTCGAGTAACCGTTGGGGATAATGGTATGGGGATCACCCAAGAGACGATGCAACATATGTTTGAGCCTTTTTTCACAACAAAGATGCCGGGAGATGGTACAGGTTTAGGATTGTCGATTAGTCGTCAAATTATTGTGGATAGTCATCAAGGCGATTTGCGATGTCTGTCTCAACCGAATGAAGGGGCTCATATTATTGTGGATCTACCAGTTAATGTGTAG
- the htpG gene encoding molecular chaperone HtpG, which produces MAVLEKGNISIHTENIFPIIKKSLYTDHEIFLRELISNAVDAISKRKMAKLSGESSVEVPDGKIILSVDKEAKTLSLTDNGIGMTAEEVKKYINQVAFSSAEEFIEKYGSDADALIGHFGLGFYSAFMVATKVEIETLSCKDGSEAVHWSCDGSPEFELSASEKDTIGTTITLTVMDDETEYLEDERIKQLVKTYSDFMPVSIKFNDEQINKQRAIWKESPQNLTDEDYLEFYRYLYPFQEEPLLWVHLNTDYPFMLNGILYFPKLRPDVDVTKGQIKLFCNQVFVSDHCEEVIPEFLMPLRGVVDSTDIPLNVSRSALTNHRTVRRISDYIAKKVGDRLKTLYRDDYAAYVKGWEDIGTFVKYGSIRDEKFKKQVEDILIYRTTFEADDAKPEEPKVEVQSGDSDVWDDVNKDGKLSTEPHTTLKDYLERNKEKHENRVFYCTEVSTQATYIELYKNQGVEVLYMDSFIDTNYFIPFLEREFSDVKFSRVDSELDDSLVDNDKASEIVDPSTNKTRADVIKEVFEKAIAKEKVNIKTQSLKGAESQATPPAMILLPEAMRRLQEMTAMMQQSIMQFPEEHVLMINTAHPLIENIYNLSQGSIIQADGTSSNQATVDMLCQHVYDLALIAQKGFDADGMKSFVERSNQVLTKLSEK; this is translated from the coding sequence ATGGCTGTCCTCGAAAAAGGCAACATTTCGATCCATACCGAGAATATTTTTCCGATTATCAAAAAATCTCTCTACACGGACCATGAGATCTTTTTGCGGGAGCTAATCTCCAACGCAGTCGATGCCATTAGTAAAAGAAAAATGGCAAAGCTCTCTGGCGAAAGTAGTGTTGAAGTGCCCGATGGCAAAATCATTCTCAGTGTCGATAAAGAGGCAAAAACCCTCTCTCTTACCGATAACGGCATTGGCATGACTGCCGAGGAAGTGAAAAAGTACATTAACCAAGTGGCTTTTTCCAGCGCCGAAGAATTTATCGAGAAATACGGCAGCGATGCAGATGCCCTCATTGGTCACTTCGGTTTAGGTTTCTACTCCGCATTTATGGTGGCAACCAAAGTCGAAATCGAAACTCTTTCGTGCAAGGATGGCTCCGAGGCAGTGCATTGGTCTTGCGACGGCTCCCCCGAATTTGAACTGAGTGCCAGCGAAAAAGACACCATTGGTACAACCATTACTCTCACCGTGATGGATGATGAGACTGAGTACCTTGAAGACGAGCGAATTAAGCAACTCGTCAAAACTTATTCGGACTTTATGCCCGTTTCGATCAAGTTCAATGATGAACAGATCAACAAACAACGCGCTATCTGGAAAGAATCTCCTCAAAATCTCACGGATGAAGATTACCTAGAGTTTTATCGCTATCTTTACCCCTTCCAAGAAGAGCCACTTCTCTGGGTACACCTCAACACTGACTATCCATTCATGTTGAATGGCATTTTGTATTTCCCTAAACTTCGTCCCGATGTGGACGTGACTAAGGGTCAAATCAAACTATTCTGTAACCAAGTTTTCGTGAGTGATCACTGTGAAGAGGTTATCCCCGAATTCTTGATGCCATTACGCGGCGTTGTGGATAGCACTGATATTCCTCTCAACGTTTCCCGTAGTGCTTTAACCAATCACCGTACCGTTCGTCGCATTTCTGATTACATCGCGAAGAAAGTGGGCGATCGCCTCAAGACTTTGTATCGTGACGACTATGCAGCATATGTGAAAGGCTGGGAAGACATCGGCACTTTCGTGAAATATGGCAGTATCCGCGACGAGAAATTCAAGAAGCAAGTCGAAGATATCCTCATCTATCGCACCACTTTCGAGGCAGATGATGCAAAACCCGAAGAGCCAAAGGTTGAAGTCCAGAGCGGCGACAGTGATGTTTGGGATGATGTGAATAAGGATGGCAAACTTTCCACCGAACCTCATACAACCCTTAAGGATTACCTCGAACGCAATAAAGAAAAGCACGAAAATCGCGTCTTCTATTGCACCGAGGTCAGTACCCAAGCCACTTACATCGAGCTTTATAAGAACCAAGGTGTAGAAGTTCTTTATATGGACTCCTTCATCGATACCAACTACTTCATTCCGTTTCTAGAGCGTGAATTTAGTGACGTAAAATTCTCTCGTGTTGACTCCGAGCTTGATGACAGCCTTGTCGATAACGACAAAGCGAGCGAGATTGTTGATCCTAGCACCAACAAAACCCGCGCTGATGTGATTAAAGAGGTATTTGAGAAGGCGATCGCCAAAGAAAAAGTTAACATCAAAACCCAATCTCTCAAAGGAGCTGAGAGTCAAGCGACACCGCCCGCAATGATTCTTCTCCCCGAAGCGATGCGTCGTTTACAGGAAATGACCGCGATGATGCAACAAAGTATCATGCAGTTCCCAGAAGAGCATGTTTTGATGATCAACACCGCTCACCCACTTATCGAAAATATCTATAACCTCAGCCAAGGCTCAATCATTCAAGCTGATGGCACATCTTCCAATCAAGCCACCGTCGATATGCTCTGTCAGCATGTTTACGACCTCGCATTGATTGCACAAAAAGGTTTCGATGCAGATGGCATGAAATCCTTTGTTGAGCGCTCTAACCAAGTCCTCACCAAACTCAGTGAAAAATAA
- a CDS encoding inositol monophosphatase family protein, producing MPNMIDVLIPTIEEVAEYQRQAFGDRNVTFQTKADKFDFVSEVDKRSQKKILQAIEQYFPQSGIVAEEVGEDKLSKDGTWFAVDPLDGTANFKAGIPLWAISIGFIKDGVIEEGLIALPYTAEVFYSGDVEPLAKPLKKLSEAQFYGIDSTFENVQFDGLVLKRRQLGAAVPILLWCCDSQNRQRARLDFALMGKGSLWDVCGAIAFLRQKGGALIDGTGTDFTECVDIFEILGGLDRLRTYNFRYVASANKLVVKEVYRGYLLIN from the coding sequence ATGCCCAATATGATTGATGTCTTGATTCCAACTATTGAGGAAGTTGCCGAATATCAAAGGCAGGCATTTGGCGATCGCAATGTTACTTTCCAAACGAAAGCCGATAAATTTGACTTTGTTTCTGAAGTCGATAAACGATCTCAAAAGAAAATTCTTCAAGCAATCGAGCAATATTTTCCTCAATCAGGCATTGTGGCGGAAGAAGTTGGTGAAGATAAGCTTTCCAAAGATGGCACTTGGTTTGCTGTTGATCCTTTAGACGGTACGGCAAATTTCAAAGCTGGAATACCGTTATGGGCGATTTCGATTGGGTTTATTAAAGATGGTGTGATCGAAGAAGGTCTTATTGCTTTGCCTTATACGGCAGAAGTTTTTTATAGCGGCGATGTTGAGCCTTTAGCGAAGCCACTAAAAAAACTATCTGAAGCTCAGTTTTATGGCATCGATAGTACTTTTGAAAATGTTCAGTTTGACGGGCTAGTGCTCAAGCGTCGTCAGTTGGGTGCTGCTGTTCCAATTCTTCTGTGGTGTTGCGATTCTCAAAACCGTCAACGGGCGCGACTCGATTTTGCTTTGATGGGTAAAGGGTCGCTTTGGGATGTGTGCGGGGCGATCGCCTTTCTGAGACAAAAAGGTGGTGCTTTGATCGATGGGACAGGGACAGATTTCACTGAATGTGTTGATATCTTTGAGATTTTAGGTGGATTAGATCGACTACGTACCTACAATTTTCGCTATGTTGCAAGTGCGAATAAACTCGTTGTAAAAGAGGTCTATCGGGGCTATTTGCTGATTAACTAA
- a CDS encoding MATE family efflux transporter, producing MLLFQYPIHKFGFALLSGSSEMEMAGLDYFNVRIWGAPAVLLNFVVIGWFLGREMNWIVLLISFIGNGSNVLFDYWIILQWGWESTGAGLATAISQYLALFVGLVAITFTAKWQFLRDAWSRMLKGADLSQTLSLKGNMLVRYFSWISAYSIFTNLSATFGTELLAENGLLLQIALLSQFTVQGVGMTSQTLIGNFKGQKQTQKILSVLKVALFTGLAIALSFALVTVFFPQTIFKILTNHADVTEMIQRSAMWLIPLLGLNAIAFMLESYFSGIKDGVTLRNSALFGFVFGFSPFVLLATHFQSENLLWAALTSYMGTVCLYLAYRLLRVYKFPILMMGQGETEVVKKVQISA from the coding sequence ATGTTGCTATTCCAATATCCGATCCATAAATTTGGATTTGCGCTGCTGTCTGGCTCCTCGGAGATGGAGATGGCTGGGCTGGATTATTTTAATGTCCGCATTTGGGGTGCACCTGCCGTCCTCCTAAATTTTGTGGTGATTGGCTGGTTCCTTGGCCGCGAGATGAATTGGATTGTGTTGCTCATTTCTTTTATTGGCAATGGCAGTAATGTGCTCTTTGACTACTGGATAATTTTGCAGTGGGGCTGGGAAAGTACCGGAGCAGGTCTAGCCACTGCAATTAGTCAATATTTAGCGTTGTTTGTCGGTTTGGTGGCGATCACCTTCACCGCGAAATGGCAATTTCTCCGAGACGCTTGGTCACGGATGTTGAAAGGGGCAGATTTATCCCAAACCCTCTCGCTAAAAGGGAATATGCTCGTCCGGTACTTCAGTTGGATTTCTGCCTATTCGATTTTTACCAATCTCAGCGCCACCTTTGGTACAGAGCTATTGGCAGAGAATGGTTTGCTATTGCAGATTGCCCTCCTCAGCCAATTTACGGTACAAGGAGTCGGCATGACTTCCCAGACGCTCATCGGTAATTTTAAAGGGCAAAAACAAACACAGAAAATTCTATCTGTCCTAAAAGTTGCACTCTTTACTGGCTTGGCGATCGCCCTCAGTTTTGCGTTAGTAACTGTCTTTTTCCCACAGACTATCTTCAAAATTTTGACTAACCATGCTGATGTCACCGAAATGATTCAACGCTCGGCGATGTGGCTTATCCCTTTACTTGGCTTGAATGCGATCGCCTTTATGTTGGAGAGCTACTTTAGCGGCATTAAAGACGGTGTCACTCTCCGCAATAGTGCCTTGTTCGGGTTTGTGTTTGGCTTTAGTCCATTCGTGTTGCTCGCCACCCATTTCCAGAGCGAAAACTTATTATGGGCAGCCTTAACGAGCTACATGGGAACGGTTTGTCTATACCTCGCCTATCGTCTCCTACGCGTCTATAAATTCCCGATTTTGATGATGGGTCAAGGAGAAACCGAGGTTGTCAAAAAAGTCCAAATCTCAGCATAA
- a CDS encoding tetratricopeptide repeat protein gives MEKQLEADYPSVAYNLNNLGSMYYQQDKLTEAKKLSSHGLEIRQKILGDDHPLTQTTQEWLDLVQQAVLED, from the coding sequence ATCGAAAAACAGTTAGAGGCAGACTATCCCTCTGTTGCCTATAACCTCAATAATCTGGGGTCAATGTACTATCAGCAGGACAAATTGACCGAAGCAAAAAAGTTATCATCCCATGGGTTAGAAATTCGCCAGAAAATTTTAGGCGATGACCATCCCCTCACCCAAACAACACAAGAATGGCTCGATCTAGTTCAGCAAGCTGTATTAGAAGACTAA
- a CDS encoding Uma2 family endonuclease, producing MVTTTDQQPQTLSLEEFLQQQETKPATEFFYGNLTQKPMPTGKHSRLQSRLAREIDQRTEESEIALALTELRCTFGGRSLVPDIAVIRWENLPWDEDETIGDRFEQCPDWVIEILSPQQPQHLVMEKILFCLQHGTMLGWLIDPYVESVTVFKKDQAPTLHLSTPLPDTQDLALPMLDGLEDWQLYAKDLFGWLKRSTR from the coding sequence ATGGTGACTACGACCGATCAACAGCCACAAACTTTATCCCTCGAAGAATTTCTCCAGCAACAAGAGACAAAACCTGCCACCGAATTTTTTTATGGCAATCTGACGCAGAAACCAATGCCTACAGGAAAACATAGCCGTCTGCAAAGTCGTCTTGCGCGAGAAATAGATCAGAGAACAGAAGAGTCTGAGATCGCCTTAGCCCTCACAGAGTTACGCTGTACCTTCGGTGGACGTTCACTGGTGCCAGATATTGCCGTTATCCGTTGGGAAAACTTACCGTGGGACGAAGATGAGACCATTGGTGATCGTTTTGAGCAATGTCCCGACTGGGTAATCGAAATCCTCTCACCCCAACAACCCCAACATCTTGTGATGGAAAAAATTCTATTCTGTCTCCAGCATGGGACGATGCTCGGTTGGTTGATTGATCCCTATGTCGAAAGCGTGACCGTTTTCAAAAAAGATCAAGCACCCACATTACATTTGAGTACACCATTGCCCGACACCCAGGATCTTGCCCTACCCATGCTCGATGGTTTAGAGGATTGGCAACTTTACGCAAAAGATTTATTTGGCTGGCTAAAACGTTCGACTCGCTAG